The Mangrovivirga cuniculi genomic sequence GATATCTTCCGGAATGAGAAAAGATCTTCTCGAGCATGGTATTAAGGTTAGCCAGGTATGTCCGGGGTTAGTTAATACTGAATTTAGTGAAGTTAGGTTTAAGGGTGATGAGAAAAAGGCAGAAAATGTTTATAAAGGAATGGAACCTTTATATGCAGAAGATATTGCTGAGATAATTGAATTTGTTATTACAAGACCAAAGCACGTTAATATAGCTGATTCGTTAATTCTTCCTTTAGACCAGGCCTCTTCAACTGAGGTCAAAAGAAGTTAGCTATAAATTAATTTTATTAACAAAAATAAGAAAGGGTATAACCAATGGTCATACCCTTTATATTTTTAAACTTTATTAGTTGGCTTATCTTTTGAATCCAAGTACTGCTCCTCCGCAATTATTATTGGAATTATTGAACGTAAATGTGATGTAATAGATTCCTGTAGCATTGCAGGGGTATGCAATAGTGCTATATAGCTTACCATTGGCGTTATTTGTACTTACAAGCTGCCTGTTTGAGTCGTATAAGGAAACTACAATGCCATCAGCATCATTAGTGCCTGTGCACATATTAATCATGTATTGTGTTCCTTTAGCAAAAACGTAAGAGTATTCTATCTTTTTCTTGCTACCTCCTTCACCATCGATTTTATAACTTTTTACAAAGTTAAAACCTTGTTTAAGCTTAGGTATGCAAGCTTCAGCATATGATCCTGCCTCGCATTGAGCAACAGCATCCGAAGGGTTTAGCACGAAGAGAAGGCCAAAAAATAAAGCTAGGTGGAGTATCCTTTTCATATATTTTAAAGGTTAATTAGCTAATAATATTTTTTCTGATTTCTGAAGTTATATCAATTATCTTTTTAAGCTGTTCGTCAGACATCAAGATTTCTGATGTTGTTTCCTGAACAATAGTCAATACACCGTCAACTTCTTTAAACGATGATTCACCATGAGTATATTTTATTTCAACTTCTGCATAAATATCTGCCAGTTTTTTCATCTCAGTTTCAAGTTTGGCAATATCCGGATCGTCATTATAAAATGACAACAGAAGCATTATATTTTCCAGAATGATTTTTTGCTCCCCGATTTTCTCTCTCAACGCTTCACTTTCAGGGTTTTCCTGATATACCTGTTCAGCAATATGGAGTGCCTCAAGCCATCCGCCAGTTAATAATAATATGCTAAGATTTGCTCTTTTTTGCTCTTGAAGATAGCTATTGATATCATTGAAGTTTTTCGTGGTAATCAATAGCAGCGAATCAAGATTACTTGAATTCGTGGCAAGTCTTTTAATAGTATTAAAATCAAAAAATTGTCCGATGTTAAGCTCATCCGCCAATTCTTTTATTGACGATAAATAAACAACACCATCCTGGTTTTGCTCATATATATTGGTGTATCCAAGATCCGTGCCATAAATTCCCAGGTTTAACGCTTTTTCGAAATTAGTATTATATTTCGATACATTGTCTGATGAGTTTAGATAGGACTTGTTGTATTTATGTCCTGACTCTTTTAAAAGAACCGAAATTTCCAGTGGAGAGGGGATCTGCTGTATAATGGCAGATAGCGTCTCCTGAGAAATTTCAGGTTTTAAAGAATCTCCTTCGTTAATATCTTCTAGAAGGTTTTCATCTTGTGCCGTTTCCTTACTGTCTCCGCAAGAAGCCAGAAAAAATACAGCCAGGAAGAGAACTAAAAATTTCTGTGTCAATGAGATTTGGTTTAGTTTCATTTTTCTAATATAAAAAATGGAGTTCAAATATAAAACTTTACTGATTTACCTGTGTTCAAAATACCGTATAATTATAAATATATGTAATATTTAGACACTATTTGTCTGAATCCCTACTAAAAGAAATAGTACCTAACTTATCAATCAGCTTTTTTAACAATTCAAAATATAAAATTATGTATAATACGAAAGTCATAAACCAGATGACCAAAGTATTAAATATAAAGGTAGAAAAATTAATTCCTAAAAAGTGTTTCTCCGGAGCGTAAAAATGTGCTCTGTAATCTAGTTTATGTTTCGGATATGTTTCTGTATTATAAATAGGGTTAATCTGTTGTAAAAGACCACCTTTATATTCCAAAATTCTATCTTCTGTCGAAATATTTCTTACCAGATCGCTCAGGCTTTCATTAAAATATTCATTTTTTAATTCAGCAAGGTATTCTTCGCCATATTTATCTTCAGCTTCATGAACTGTTTTAGCAAGCTTTTTATTCATGAAATTAAATATTTCATAATATCCTTCCTCTATCTGATCAAGATATTGATTAAGTTCTTCAGCTTTTTCTTCATCAAATTGTTTATAGGCATCAGCTTTTAATTCTGGCAATTCGGCATTTTCAAATTGTTTAATGTTTGCTTCATGAACTGAATAACCTGCCTTTAGCTTGTCCAGTTCTCTTAAGATTAGTGAATAATCCTCTTCCGCAATATCCAGTGTAGAATCCGTTTGGATATTTACATTTTTAACTACTGCATCAATTTTCTCCTTTAATTTAGGAATATGATAAGCAGTAGCATAATCAGCTTTCATTTGTAATTGCTCGAAAGGATATATTCCACTTTCGTATTTATTATCCTTAAACTGTTTCACTGCCATAGCTTCAAAAGCCCATCTTGATGCCATCATGTCAGCAACTATTGGTACTTCCCCTTTGCTACTGATAGTCGTATTTAGCTTATCAAAAGGAAATAACAGGCCACTGAGGATCATTTGTGGAATCAGCAGTATCGGAATTAAAATATATACAGTTACAGCTGAATTAAAGGCCGAACTGATATTGAGGCCCAGTATATTCGCAAAGCAGCTTAGACTGAATAAAATAAACCAGTAAGGAAGGGTCATTCCCTGTATTTCAAGAATAAAATTGCCGATCAGAACAAAAAGCAAAGTCTGAATTGCAGAAATTAAAAACAGGTTAGTGATCTTAGATAGCAAATAAGAATTCCAGCTTAGATTCAAGAACGCTTCCCGTTTTAGGATTTTTCTATCCTTAATAATTTCCTCTGCACTGACAGACAATCCCATAAACAGAGCCACAACGATTGCCATCATCATAAATGCAGGGATGTTTTCATTAAATCTAAAGAAATAACTGCCTGCATCAGGAGAATTTTTATACCTGATGATAAATGCCAGTATAATAGCAAGTAATGGAGCTTCAAGAAGATTAATTGTCAGGTATTGCTTATTACTAATCTTTGAAAGAAAATCTCTTTTCACAAATACCATCATCTGCTTGAGCTTAGATGGAATATTTAGTGATTTTGGAGGTTCTTCTTTAACCGGCTCAACCTTTTTAAGTGAGAATTTCTCTTTAAATAAGTTATACCAATCTTTCGGATTCATTTTCCGTTTATTGGTAAATTCCCCATATTCATCAACAACCTTGGCCTCGATGATATTAAATATCTGTTCCGGGTTAACGTTGCCACATGACGCACATTGTCCACGTTCGCTATCTACCTGGTTTGAAGCACTTTTGAAATAAGTTACTGCTCCAACAGGGTTGCCATAATAGGCAGGATATCCTCCAGTGTCGAGGATGTACATCTTATCAAACATTTTGTAGATGTCTGAAGATGGTTGATGGATTACTACAAATATTAATTTTCCTTTTAGAGAAAGTTCTTTAAGAAGGTCAATTACATTTTCAGAATCTCGAGATGAAAGTCCTGAAGTTGGTTCATCAACAAACATAACCGAAGGCTCCCTGATTAATTCCAAAGCTATATTCAGCCTTTTTCTCTGCCCACCGGAAATAGTTTTATCCAATACTGATCCTACTCGGAGATCTTTACGTTGCTCGAGCCCCAGGCTCTGAAGAACGTCCATCACTCGTTCATCTATTTCCTTATCTGACAGATCTGCGAAGCATAGTTTAGCATTGTAAAATAGGTTTTCGTAAACAGTCAGCTCTTCTATTAGCAAGTCATCCTGAGCGACATATCCTATTACGCCATGAATATTTTCTTTTTCTTCAAAAATATCAAAGCCATTAATAGTGATTTTTCCTGAGGATGGTTTGTTAATACCGGCCAGGACATTAAGTAAAGTGGTTTTACCTGCTCCACTTGCCCCCATGATACCGATGAGTTTTCCGGGACCTTCAGAAATATTGATATCTCTGAGTCCGACACCTCCGTTTGGAAACTTGTATTCAACATCGATCGCATTGAAACTAAGCTTAACATCTTCGGCATCAGATCTGAAATTTCTAATTAACTCTGAATAATATAAAGCTGCTCCGGCCGGGGTTTTGATCGTTGACCCGTGACCAAAAAGGTAAACACGGCCAGGTTTCATTATAAAACCATTAAGAACGATCTCGTCGTTCCCTATATATTTCACAAAATAGAGATCAACACTAGAAACCACCAGAAATATGATCTCTCCGTTTATGTCTGTTTGAACATGTTTAAACGGAACACCTTCTTGTGGCTTCTTATCACTCAGACAGAGTATGTTTTCAAAGTTGATCTTATCACAGCTTTCTTCAGACACAAAACTTCTGATAAGTTCGTATTCTTCGTTAGAAAATTTAAACACTTCAGAGACAGTGTTTATAATCTCCATTCGCTGTGGAGTGAACTTTTTATCTGAAGCTACAAGTTCAAATAGCTTAATTAATACAACAACCTTCTGTTTTTGAGTAAGTGTTTTATTGATCTTCTTACATATAGCAAGAGTTTTAACAGAATCTCGTACAGAGGTTAGTTTTCGTTCTTTTTTAGGTTTGTCATCGGAATCGGAAGATTTTCTCTTTCTTTCCTTTTTCTCTTCCTGAGAATACTTATCGTAAAGATCGAGATACTCCTTTACAGAGTCCTGATCAAGTTCCTGTTTGAAATAATCTATTACAAACTTCCGCTCATTATCAGTTACCCCTCCATCCTGTTTTGTAATAATGGCAAACAGTTGAGTTAAGGCTTTTAATATTTCTTCACTCATGTCCTGATCTAAAAAATCTTACCTAAAAGAAAAAAATGTATTTAGTAATTAATAGGTTTTGAATTCGAATGGCAATTCTACCAATTCAGAAAATTCTTCTCCTGCTTCTTCCATATCTTCATCATCTTCGTGGAAGTACCAGTGAATTGTCGTATTGTCAATATCTTCAAGAGCAGACAATACATCAAGGATCAGTTTCGATGACGCTGTATTAAAATATTCTAATTTAAATACAAAGTCAGTTTTATCATTTGGATCCTCGCTGTAAGATTCGAGCCATTCCAGAATTGGATTGAAAAATTCTGCTGAATCTTCAGGTAATGACCTACCTGATATCTCAAATATCCCATTTGATTTATCAAGGATGATTTTAGGAGTATCTTCTGTACCTTCGAGGTTTATAATTTCCATTTTCTTAATCGTTTTTTATTTTTTTAAACTCTTGAAATTAAAGTTTGAAGAGAGAAAAATGAATGACTATCGTCGATCTCTATAAAGTCAAAGTTAAGCGGTTTTCCTGATTTTCTTGCCATATCAACGAAACCTAATCCTGCACCACCTTTATCTGAAAGGCTTCCGCTCTTAATAGTTTCTTTATATAACTGTTTCAGGCCATCTTTATCTAAAGAATTAATCTTTTCCAGCTTTACTTTGATTTCACTTACATCAGCACTTTTACAAGCATTGCCTGATGTAATCAAATATTCGCTGTCGCTTTTCCCAAGCATAAAAATGGCGTTTTGCCTCCCTTTGCCATTGTTTTCAGTGTTTTCACTGTGCTTAACGATGTTTTGAAGTGCTTCCACCATCACATTAAAGACTTTTCTTTTAATGCTGGAATCCTCACCGATCGCATCCATGTTTCTTTCAGCCATGGATAAGACCGATTTCGTGATTTCCTGGGTGAACTCACCCTCATAAACTAGGATCAAATGATGATCCAGCATCGTTTTATGCAGGTCATATACATATTTCATTGGAACAGATTTATTAAAAATTGTGTTTAAAAAATTACTTTTATCGTTGTTATTTATTCATTCAGTTAAAAAAACGAATATAAAGATTCCAAGATAGTTATTTTATTTTGGAATTATTCTTCGTTATTATCAAAACTTGATTCCGATCATCAGAACATCATCAGTTTGTTTTTCGTCACTCTTCCAATCTTCCCAAGTATTCTTAAATATACCGTAAACATCTTTCATTGACTTAGTATGATGGTCCATAATTAGTTGTCGTGTACGTTTTGGACCAAATTTACGGTTTTGTGGGCCTCCAAACTGATCAGGGAATCCATCAGAACAGAAATATGCTGAATCTCCTTCCTTGAATTCAATCACTGTATTAGTGAATTCAGTCTGGTTTTTGAACAGTCCACCACCAATTGGGAATTTGTTTCCTTTTACTTCCATCATTTCGCCGTCTTTTACCATGTAAAGAGGCCTGTGAGCACCTGCATACTCAAGTGTTTGATCTTTTAAATTGATCTTACAAAGTGCAATGTCCATACCATCTTTGGTCTTTGAATCATCGCTGTCCTGACGTAGCGTAGATGTTACACCTTCATCCAGAAGGTCAAGAATTTTACCAGGTTCCGTTACCTTTCTTGATCTTACAATATCATTTAATAAGAAATACCCTATCAATGAAAGTAGTGCGCCCGGAACTCCATGACCTGTACAATCTACAGCAGCAATAAAAATATCGTCACCAGACTGCAAATACCATGGGAAGTCACCACTGACCACATCTTTTGGTCTGTAGAAAATGAATGATTCCGGAAGGGTTCTGTTGATCACTTTATTATTTGGAAGAATTGCCCCCTGAATACGCTTAGCATAATTTATCGAGTCATTGATCTTTTTGTTTTTATTCTGGATCTCTAACTCAATAGCCTTTCTAGCTGTGATATCGTGAGATACGACAAGAACTGATTCTATATTTTCAGCTTCGTTGTATTCAGGAATAGCATTCACCT encodes the following:
- a CDS encoding ATP-binding cassette domain-containing protein, whose translation is MSEEILKALTQLFAIITKQDGGVTDNERKFVIDYFKQELDQDSVKEYLDLYDKYSQEEKKERKRKSSDSDDKPKKERKLTSVRDSVKTLAICKKINKTLTQKQKVVVLIKLFELVASDKKFTPQRMEIINTVSEVFKFSNEEYELIRSFVSEESCDKINFENILCLSDKKPQEGVPFKHVQTDINGEIIFLVVSSVDLYFVKYIGNDEIVLNGFIMKPGRVYLFGHGSTIKTPAGAALYYSELIRNFRSDAEDVKLSFNAIDVEYKFPNGGVGLRDINISEGPGKLIGIMGASGAGKTTLLNVLAGINKPSSGKITINGFDIFEEKENIHGVIGYVAQDDLLIEELTVYENLFYNAKLCFADLSDKEIDERVMDVLQSLGLEQRKDLRVGSVLDKTISGGQRKRLNIALELIREPSVMFVDEPTSGLSSRDSENVIDLLKELSLKGKLIFVVIHQPSSDIYKMFDKMYILDTGGYPAYYGNPVGAVTYFKSASNQVDSERGQCASCGNVNPEQIFNIIEAKVVDEYGEFTNKRKMNPKDWYNLFKEKFSLKKVEPVKEEPPKSLNIPSKLKQMMVFVKRDFLSKISNKQYLTINLLEAPLLAIILAFIIRYKNSPDAGSYFFRFNENIPAFMMMAIVVALFMGLSVSAEEIIKDRKILKREAFLNLSWNSYLLSKITNLFLISAIQTLLFVLIGNFILEIQGMTLPYWFILFSLSCFANILGLNISSAFNSAVTVYILIPILLIPQMILSGLLFPFDKLNTTISSKGEVPIVADMMASRWAFEAMAVKQFKDNKYESGIYPFEQLQMKADYATAYHIPKLKEKIDAVVKNVNIQTDSTLDIAEEDYSLILRELDKLKAGYSVHEANIKQFENAELPELKADAYKQFDEEKAEELNQYLDQIEEGYYEIFNFMNKKLAKTVHEAEDKYGEEYLAELKNEYFNESLSDLVRNISTEDRILEYKGGLLQQINPIYNTETYPKHKLDYRAHFYAPEKHFLGINFSTFIFNTLVIWFMTFVLYIILYFELLKKLIDKLGTISFSRDSDK
- a CDS encoding SiaB family protein kinase; translated protein: MKYVYDLHKTMLDHHLILVYEGEFTQEITKSVLSMAERNMDAIGEDSSIKRKVFNVMVEALQNIVKHSENTENNGKGRQNAIFMLGKSDSEYLITSGNACKSADVSEIKVKLEKINSLDKDGLKQLYKETIKSGSLSDKGGAGLGFVDMARKSGKPLNFDFIEIDDSHSFFSLQTLISRV
- a CDS encoding DUF1987 domain-containing protein, whose product is MEIINLEGTEDTPKIILDKSNGIFEISGRSLPEDSAEFFNPILEWLESYSEDPNDKTDFVFKLEYFNTASSKLILDVLSALEDIDNTTIHWYFHEDDEDMEEAGEEFSELVELPFEFKTY